In Acidovorax sp. GBBC 1281, a single window of DNA contains:
- a CDS encoding BolA family protein — protein sequence MTVLAITAEAMAARLQERLNPSALQVLDESAAHAGHVGSNGTGFGTHFRVRISSPLFTGRPRVAQHRLVYDALQEFIDQGAHAIAIEVL from the coding sequence ATGACGGTTCTGGCCATCACCGCCGAGGCCATGGCGGCCCGGCTGCAGGAGCGGCTGAACCCTTCAGCGCTGCAGGTGCTGGACGAAAGCGCCGCCCATGCAGGCCATGTGGGGTCCAACGGAACGGGTTTCGGCACCCATTTCCGGGTGCGGATTTCGTCACCTTTGTTTACAGGAAGACCCCGCGTCGCACAACATCGCCTTGTGTATGATGCGCTGCAAGAATTTATTGACCAGGGCGCTCACGCCATAGCCATTGAAGTTCTTTGA
- the infA gene encoding translation initiation factor IF-1, with the protein MAKEELIEMQGSVTEVLPDSRFRVTLDNGHQLIAYTGGKMRKHHIRILAGDKVSLEMSPYDLSKGRITFRHLPGRGPGPSSR; encoded by the coding sequence ATGGCCAAAGAAGAACTGATTGAAATGCAGGGCTCCGTGACGGAAGTCCTGCCCGATTCCCGCTTTCGCGTCACGCTGGACAATGGCCATCAACTGATCGCCTACACCGGCGGCAAGATGCGCAAGCACCACATCCGCATTCTTGCCGGCGACAAGGTCTCGCTGGAAATGTCCCCCTACGACCTGTCCAAGGGCCGCATCACCTTCCGCCACCTCCCAGGCCGTGGCCCGGGCCCCTCGTCGCGGTGA
- a CDS encoding foldase protein PrsA has product MKKKLLSGLVAAAVLSATAFPVYAQNLAVVNGKAVPKERAEALKQQVERSGRPVTPEVEGQIKEEVIAREIFLQEAQKRGLEASPDYKVQMELARQTILIRELFADYQKANPVTDAEIQAEYDKFVAANTGKEYKASHILVEKEDQAKAIIASIKKGAKFEDIAKKQSKDPGSGARGGDLDWSAPSSYVAEFTEALVKLNKGQMTQTPVKTQFGWHIIRLDDVREAKLPKLEEVKPQVAQQLQQQKLAKFQEELRTKAKIE; this is encoded by the coding sequence ATGAAGAAAAAGCTTTTGTCCGGCCTCGTGGCCGCTGCCGTGCTGAGCGCGACGGCCTTTCCCGTCTACGCTCAAAACCTCGCCGTTGTGAATGGCAAGGCCGTTCCCAAGGAACGCGCCGAAGCCCTGAAGCAGCAAGTGGAACGTTCCGGCCGCCCCGTGACCCCCGAGGTCGAAGGACAGATCAAGGAAGAAGTGATCGCCCGCGAAATCTTCTTGCAGGAAGCCCAGAAGCGCGGCCTCGAAGCCTCGCCCGACTACAAGGTCCAGATGGAACTGGCCCGCCAGACCATCCTGATCCGCGAACTGTTCGCCGATTACCAAAAGGCCAACCCCGTCACCGACGCCGAAATCCAGGCCGAGTACGACAAGTTCGTTGCCGCCAACACCGGCAAGGAATACAAGGCCAGCCACATCCTGGTGGAAAAGGAAGACCAGGCCAAGGCCATCATCGCGTCCATCAAGAAGGGCGCCAAGTTTGAAGACATCGCCAAGAAGCAGTCCAAGGACCCCGGATCCGGCGCCCGCGGCGGCGACCTGGACTGGTCGGCTCCGAGCAGCTACGTGGCCGAGTTCACCGAAGCGCTGGTCAAGCTGAACAAGGGCCAGATGACCCAGACGCCGGTCAAGACCCAGTTCGGCTGGCACATCATCCGCCTGGACGACGTGCGGGAAGCCAAGCTGCCCAAGCTGGAAGAAGTGAAGCCCCAGGTGGCGCAGCAACTGCAGCAGCAGAAGCTGGCGAAGTTCCAGGAAGAACTGCGCACGAAGGCCAAGATCGAGTAA
- a CDS encoding heparan-alpha-glucosaminide N-acetyltransferase has product MVWMTVFHFCFDLSHFGYWPQNFRADPFWTTQRTAIVALFLFCAGLGQALAWQQGLGWARFFKRWLQIVGCALLVTAGSSLMFPQSFIHFGVLHGMAAMLLVARCTAGWGAWLWPAGAMAVALPSMAGWALTEGPLAAWASTFNGYALNWLGLVSRKPFTEDYVPVLPWLGVMWWGLASGQWVLRRRPQWMKVALPRALSPLAVLGRWSLSYYMLHQPVMIGLLMAASWTLGRF; this is encoded by the coding sequence ATGGTGTGGATGACGGTCTTCCATTTCTGTTTCGACCTCAGCCACTTCGGGTACTGGCCGCAGAATTTCCGTGCCGATCCTTTCTGGACGACCCAGCGGACAGCCATCGTTGCGCTCTTTCTCTTTTGCGCGGGGCTGGGGCAGGCACTGGCCTGGCAGCAGGGCCTCGGATGGGCCCGCTTCTTCAAGCGCTGGCTGCAGATCGTGGGATGCGCCTTGCTGGTCACCGCAGGGTCGTCACTGATGTTTCCGCAGAGCTTCATCCATTTCGGCGTTTTGCACGGGATGGCTGCCATGCTCCTCGTCGCGCGATGCACGGCGGGGTGGGGTGCCTGGCTCTGGCCTGCCGGCGCAATGGCCGTGGCGCTTCCCTCCATGGCGGGATGGGCGCTGACAGAGGGGCCGCTGGCGGCCTGGGCTTCCACGTTCAACGGCTATGCGCTCAACTGGCTGGGACTGGTATCGCGCAAGCCTTTCACCGAAGACTATGTGCCGGTGCTGCCCTGGCTGGGCGTGATGTGGTGGGGCCTGGCGAGCGGGCAATGGGTGCTGCGACGGCGCCCGCAATGGATGAAGGTAGCGCTGCCCCGTGCGCTGTCACCGCTGGCGGTGCTGGGACGCTGGAGCCTGAGCTATTACATGCTGCACCAGCCGGTCATGATCGGTCTGCTGATGGCAGCATCCTGGACGCTGGGCCGCTTTTAG